In Rhinopithecus roxellana isolate Shanxi Qingling chromosome 4, ASM756505v1, whole genome shotgun sequence, a single genomic region encodes these proteins:
- the EHMT2 gene encoding histone-lysine N-methyltransferase EHMT2 isoform X1, whose translation MRGLPRGRGLMRARGRGRAAPPGSRGRGRGGAHRGRGRPRSLLSLPRAQASWTPQLSTGLTSPPVPCLPSQGEAPAEMGALLLEKETRGATERVHGSLGDTPRSEETLPKATPDSLEPAGPSSPASVTVTVGDEGADTPVGATPLIGDESESLEGDGDLHGGRILLGHATKSFPSSPSKGGSCPSRAKMSMTGAGKSPPSVQSLAMRLLSMPGAQGAAAAGPEPPPATTSPEGQPKVHRARKTMSKPGNGQPPVPEKRPPEVQHFRMSDDVHSLGKVTSDVVKRRKLTSGGGLSEELGSARRSEVTLAKGDPGSLEEWETVVGDDFSLYYDSYSVDERVDSDSKSEVEALTEQLSEEEEEEEEEEEEEEEEEEEEEEEEDEESGNQSDRSGSSGRRKAKKKWRKDSPWVKPSRKRRKREPPRAKEPRGVNGVGSSGPSEYMEVPLGSLELPSEGTLSPNHAGVSNDTSSLETERGFEELPLCSCRMEAPKIDRISERAGHKCMATESVDGELSGCNAAILKRETMRPSSRVALMVLCETHRARMVKHHCCPGCGYFCTAGTFLECHPDFRVAHRFHKACVSQLNGMVFCPHCGEDASEAQEVTIPRGDGVTPPAGAAAPAPPPLSQDAPGRADTSQPSARMRGHGEPRRPPCDPLADTIDSSGPSLTLPNGGCLSAVGLPLGPGREALEKALVIQESERRKKLRFHPRQLYLSVKQGELQKVILMLLDNLDPNFQSDQQSKRTPLHAAAQKGSVEICHVLLQAGANINAVDKQQRTPLMEAVVNNHLEVARYMVQRGGCVYSKEEDGSTCLHHAAKIGNLEMVSLLLSTGQVDVNAQDSGGWTPIIWAAEHKHIEVIRMLLTRGADVTLTDNVSESLVEEENICLHWASFTGSAAIAEVLLNARCDLHAVNYHGDTPLHIAARESYHDCVLLFLSRGANPELRNKEGDTAWDLTPERSDVWFALQLNRKLRLGVGNRAIRTEKIICRDVARGYENVPIPCVNGVDGESCPEDYKYISENCETSTMNIDRNITHLQHCTCVDDCSSSNCLCGQLSIRCWYDKDGRLLQEFNKIEPPLIFECNQACSCWRNCKNRVVQSGIKVRLQLYRTAKMGWGVRALQTIPQGTFICEYVGELISDAEADVREDDSYLFDLDNKDGEVYCIDARYYGNISRFINHLCDPNIIPVRVFMLHQDLRFPRIAFFSSRDIRTGEELGFDYGDRFWDIKSKYFTCQCGSEKCKHSAEAIALEQSRLARLDPHPELLPELGSLPPVNT comes from the exons ATGCGGGGTCTACCGAGAGGGAGGGGGTTGATGCGGGCCCGGGGGAGGGGTCGTGCGGCCCCTCCGGGCAGCAGAGGCCGCGGAAGGGGGGGGGCCCATAGAGGAAGAGGTAGGCCCCGGAGCCTACTCTCTCTTCCCAGGGCCCAGGCATCCTGGACCCCCCAACTCTCTACTGGGCTGACCAGCCCTCCTGTCCCTTGTCTCCCCTCCCAGGGGGAGGCCCCCGCTGAGATGGGGGCGCTGCTGCTGGAGAAGGAAACCAGAGGAGCCACCGAGAGAG TTCATGGCTCTTTGGGGGACACCCCTCGTAGTGAAGAGACCCTGCCCAAGGCCACCCCCGACTCCCTGGAGCCTGCTGGCCCCTCATCTCCAGCCTCTGTCACTGTCACTGTTGGCGATGAGGGGGCTGACACCCCTGTAGGGGCTACACCACTCATTGGGGATGAATCCGAGAGTCTTGAGGGAGATGGGGACCTCCATGGGGGCCGGATCCTGCTGG GCCATGCCACAAAGTCATTCCCCTCTTCCCCCAGCAAGGGGGGTTCGTGTCCTAGCCGGGCCAAGATGTCAATGACAGGGGCGGGAAAATCACCTCCATCTGTCCAGAGTTTGGCTATGAGGCTGCTGAGTATGCCGGGAGCCCAGGGAGCTGCAGCAGCAGGGCCTGAACCCCCTCCAGCCACCACTAGCCCAGAGGGACAGCCCAAGGTCCACCGAGCCCGCAAAACCATGTCCAAACCAGGAAATGGACAG CCCCCAGTCCCTGAGAAGCGGCCCCCTGAAGTACAGCATTTCCGCATGAGTGACGATGTCCACTCACTGGGAAAGGTGACCTCAG ATGTGGTCAAAAGGAGGAAGCTGACCTCAGGAGGTGGCCTG TCGGAGGAATTAGGTTCTGCCCGGCGTTCAGAAGTGACCCTGGCGAAAGGGGACCCTGGGTCCCTGGAGGAGTGGGAGACGGTGGTGGGTGATGACTTCAGTCTCTACTATGATTCCTACTCTGTGGATGAGCGCGTGGACTCCGACAGCAAG TCTGAAGTTGAAGCTCTAACTGAACAACTaagtgaagaggaggaagaagaagaggaggaagaagaggaggaggaagaggaggaagaagaggaagaagaagaggaagatgaggagTCAGGGAATCAGTCAGATAGG aGTGGTTCCAGTGGCCGGCGCAAGGCCAAGAAGAAGTGGCGAAAAGATAGCCCATGGGTGAAGCCATCTCGGAAACGGCGCAAGCGGGAGCCTCCGCGGGCCAAGGAGCCACGAG GAGTGAATGGTGTGGGCTCCTCAGGCCCCAGTGAGTACATGGAGGTCCCTCTGGGGTCCCTGGAGCTGCCCAGCGAGGGGACCCTCTCCCCCAACCACGCTG GGGTGTCCAATGACACATCTTCGCTGGAGACAGAGCGAGGGTTTGAGGAGTTGCCCCTGTGCAGCTGCCGCATGGAGGCACCCAAAATCGACCGCATCAGCGAGAGGGCGGGGCACAAGTGCATGGCCACCGAGAGTGTGGACGGAGAG CTGTCAGGCTGCAATGCCGCCATCCTCAAGCGGGAGACCATGAGGCCATCCAGCCGCGTGGCCCTGATGGTGCTCTGTGAGACCCACCGCGCCCGCATGGTCAAACAccactgttgcccgggctgcgGCTACTTCTGCACGGCG GGCACCTTCCTGGAATGCCACCCTGACTTCCGTGTGGCCCACCGCTTCCACAAGGCCTGTGTGTCTCAGCTCAATGGGATGGTCTTCTGTCCCCACTGTGGGGAGGATGCTTCTGAAGCTCAAGAGGTGACCATCCCCCGGGGTGATGGGGTGACCCCACCGGCTGGTGCTGCAGCTCCTGCACCCCCACCGCTGTCCCAGGATGCCCCCGGAAGAGCAGACACTTCTCAGCCCAG CGCTCGGATGCGAGGGCATGGGGAGCCTCGGCGCCCACCCTGCGATCCCCTGGCTGACACCATCGACAGCTCAGGGCCCTCCTTGACCCTGCCCAATGGGGGCTGCCTTTCAGCCGTGGGGCTGCCACTGGGGCCAGGCCGGGAGGCCCTGGAAAAGGCCCTGGTCATCCAGGAGTCAGAGAG GCGGAAGAAGCTCCGTTTCCACCCTCGGCAGTTGTACCTGTCCGTGAAGCAGGGCGAGCTGCAGAAGGTGATCCTGATGCTGT TGGACAACCTGGACCCCAACTTCCAGAGCGACCAGCAGAGCAAGCGCACGCCCCTGCATGCAGCCGCCCAGAAGGGCTCCGTGGAGATCTGCCATGTGCTGCTGCAG GCTGGAGCCAACATAAACGCAGTGGACAAACAGCAGCGGACGCCACTGATGGAGGCCGTGGTGAACAACCACCTGGAGGTGGCCCGTTACATGGTGCAGCGTGGTGGCTGTGTCTATAGCAAG GAGGAGGACggctccacctgcctccaccacGCAGCCAAAATCGGGAACTTGGAGATGGTCAGTCTGCTGCTGAGCACAGGACAGGTGGACGTCAACGCCCAG GACAGTGGGGGGTGGACGCCCATCATCTGGGCTGCAGAGCACAAGCACATCGAGGTGATCCGCATGCTACTGACGCGGGGCGCCGACGTCACCCTCACTGACAACGTGAGTGAGAGTTTGGTTGAG GAGGAGAACATCTGCCTGCACTGGGCCTCCTTCACGGGCAGTGCCGCCATCGCCGAAGTCCTTCTGAATGCGCGCTGCGACCTCCATGCTGTCAACTACCATGGGGACACCCCCCTGCACATCGCAGCTCGGGAGAGCTACCATGACTGCGTGCT GTTATTCCTGTCACGTGGGGCCAACCCTGAGCTGCGGAACAAGGAGGGGGACACAGCATGGGACCTGACTCCCGAGCGCTCCGACGTGTGGTTTGCGCTTCAACTCAACCGCAAGCTCCGACTCGGGGTGGGAAATCGGGCTATCCGCACGGAGAAGATCATCTGCCG GGACGTGGCTCGGGGCTATGAGAACGTGCCCATTCCCTGTGTCAACGGCGTGGACGGGGAGTCCTGCCCCGAGGATTACAAGTACATCTCGGAGAACTGTGAGACGTCCACCATGAACATCGACCGCAACATCACCCACCTGCAG CATTGCACATGTGTGGACGACTGCTCCAGCTCCAACTGCCTGTGCGGCCAGCTCAGCATCCGGTGCTGGTATGACAAG GATGGGCGATTGCTCCAGGAATTTAACAAGATTGAGCCCCCGTTGATTTTTGAGTGTAACCAGGCGTGCTCCTGCTGGAGAAACTGCAAGAACCGGGTGGTACAGAGTGGTATCAA GGTGCGGCTACAGCTCTACCGAACAGCCAAAATGGGCTGGGGGGTCCGCGCCCTGCAGACCATCCCACAGGGGACCTTCATCTGCGA GTATGTCGGGGAGCTGATCTCTGATGCTGAGGCTGATGTGAGAGAGGATGATTCTTACCTGTTCGACTTGGACAACAAG GATGGAGAGGTGTACTGCATTGATGCCCGTTACTATGGCAACATCAGCCGCTTCATCAACCACCTGTGTGACCCCAACATCATTCCCGTCCGGGTCTTCATGCTGCACCAAGACCTGCGATTTCCACGCATCGCCTTCTTCAGTTCCCGAGACATCCGGACTGGGGAGGAGCTAGG GTTTGACTATGGCGACCGCTTCTGGGACatcaaaagcaaatatttcaCCTGCCAGTGTGGCTCTGAGAAGTGCAAGCACTCAGCCGAAGCCATTGCTCTGGAGCAGAGCCGTCTGGCCCGCCTGGACCCACACCCTGAGCTGCTGCCCGAGCTCGGCTCCCTGCCCCCTGTCAACACATGA
- the EHMT2 gene encoding histone-lysine N-methyltransferase EHMT2 isoform X4, whose translation MRGLPRGRGLMRARGRGRAAPPGSRGRGRGGAHRGRGRPRSLLSLPRAQASWTPQLSTGLTSPPVPCLPSQGEAPAEMGALLLEKETRGATERVHGSLGDTPRSEETLPKATPDSLEPAGPSSPASVTVTVGDEGADTPVGATPLIGDESESLEGDGDLHGGRILLGHATKSFPSSPSKGGSCPSRAKMSMTGAGKSPPSVQSLAMRLLSMPGAQGAAAAGPEPPPATTSPEGQPKVHRARKTMSKPGNGQPPVPEKRPPEVQHFRMSDDVHSLGKVTSDVVKRRKLTSGGGLSEELGSARRSEVTLAKGDPGSLEEWETVVGDDFSLYYDSYSVDERVDSDSKSEVEALTEQLSEEEEEEEEEEEEEEEEEEEEEEEEDEESGNQSDRSGSSGRRKAKKKWRKDSPWVKPSRKRRKREPPRAKEPRGVSNDTSSLETERGFEELPLCSCRMEAPKIDRISERAGHKCMATESVDGELSGCNAAILKRETMRPSSRVALMVLCETHRARMVKHHCCPGCGYFCTAGTFLECHPDFRVAHRFHKACVSQLNGMVFCPHCGEDASEAQEVTIPRGDGVTPPAGAAAPAPPPLSQDAPGRADTSQPSARMRGHGEPRRPPCDPLADTIDSSGPSLTLPNGGCLSAVGLPLGPGREALEKALVIQESERRKKLRFHPRQLYLSVKQGELQKVILMLLDNLDPNFQSDQQSKRTPLHAAAQKGSVEICHVLLQAGANINAVDKQQRTPLMEAVVNNHLEVARYMVQRGGCVYSKEEDGSTCLHHAAKIGNLEMVSLLLSTGQVDVNAQDSGGWTPIIWAAEHKHIEVIRMLLTRGADVTLTDNEENICLHWASFTGSAAIAEVLLNARCDLHAVNYHGDTPLHIAARESYHDCVLLFLSRGANPELRNKEGDTAWDLTPERSDVWFALQLNRKLRLGVGNRAIRTEKIICRDVARGYENVPIPCVNGVDGESCPEDYKYISENCETSTMNIDRNITHLQHCTCVDDCSSSNCLCGQLSIRCWYDKDGRLLQEFNKIEPPLIFECNQACSCWRNCKNRVVQSGIKVRLQLYRTAKMGWGVRALQTIPQGTFICEYVGELISDAEADVREDDSYLFDLDNKDGEVYCIDARYYGNISRFINHLCDPNIIPVRVFMLHQDLRFPRIAFFSSRDIRTGEELGFDYGDRFWDIKSKYFTCQCGSEKCKHSAEAIALEQSRLARLDPHPELLPELGSLPPVNT comes from the exons ATGCGGGGTCTACCGAGAGGGAGGGGGTTGATGCGGGCCCGGGGGAGGGGTCGTGCGGCCCCTCCGGGCAGCAGAGGCCGCGGAAGGGGGGGGGCCCATAGAGGAAGAGGTAGGCCCCGGAGCCTACTCTCTCTTCCCAGGGCCCAGGCATCCTGGACCCCCCAACTCTCTACTGGGCTGACCAGCCCTCCTGTCCCTTGTCTCCCCTCCCAGGGGGAGGCCCCCGCTGAGATGGGGGCGCTGCTGCTGGAGAAGGAAACCAGAGGAGCCACCGAGAGAG TTCATGGCTCTTTGGGGGACACCCCTCGTAGTGAAGAGACCCTGCCCAAGGCCACCCCCGACTCCCTGGAGCCTGCTGGCCCCTCATCTCCAGCCTCTGTCACTGTCACTGTTGGCGATGAGGGGGCTGACACCCCTGTAGGGGCTACACCACTCATTGGGGATGAATCCGAGAGTCTTGAGGGAGATGGGGACCTCCATGGGGGCCGGATCCTGCTGG GCCATGCCACAAAGTCATTCCCCTCTTCCCCCAGCAAGGGGGGTTCGTGTCCTAGCCGGGCCAAGATGTCAATGACAGGGGCGGGAAAATCACCTCCATCTGTCCAGAGTTTGGCTATGAGGCTGCTGAGTATGCCGGGAGCCCAGGGAGCTGCAGCAGCAGGGCCTGAACCCCCTCCAGCCACCACTAGCCCAGAGGGACAGCCCAAGGTCCACCGAGCCCGCAAAACCATGTCCAAACCAGGAAATGGACAG CCCCCAGTCCCTGAGAAGCGGCCCCCTGAAGTACAGCATTTCCGCATGAGTGACGATGTCCACTCACTGGGAAAGGTGACCTCAG ATGTGGTCAAAAGGAGGAAGCTGACCTCAGGAGGTGGCCTG TCGGAGGAATTAGGTTCTGCCCGGCGTTCAGAAGTGACCCTGGCGAAAGGGGACCCTGGGTCCCTGGAGGAGTGGGAGACGGTGGTGGGTGATGACTTCAGTCTCTACTATGATTCCTACTCTGTGGATGAGCGCGTGGACTCCGACAGCAAG TCTGAAGTTGAAGCTCTAACTGAACAACTaagtgaagaggaggaagaagaagaggaggaagaagaggaggaggaagaggaggaagaagaggaagaagaagaggaagatgaggagTCAGGGAATCAGTCAGATAGG aGTGGTTCCAGTGGCCGGCGCAAGGCCAAGAAGAAGTGGCGAAAAGATAGCCCATGGGTGAAGCCATCTCGGAAACGGCGCAAGCGGGAGCCTCCGCGGGCCAAGGAGCCACGAG GGGTGTCCAATGACACATCTTCGCTGGAGACAGAGCGAGGGTTTGAGGAGTTGCCCCTGTGCAGCTGCCGCATGGAGGCACCCAAAATCGACCGCATCAGCGAGAGGGCGGGGCACAAGTGCATGGCCACCGAGAGTGTGGACGGAGAG CTGTCAGGCTGCAATGCCGCCATCCTCAAGCGGGAGACCATGAGGCCATCCAGCCGCGTGGCCCTGATGGTGCTCTGTGAGACCCACCGCGCCCGCATGGTCAAACAccactgttgcccgggctgcgGCTACTTCTGCACGGCG GGCACCTTCCTGGAATGCCACCCTGACTTCCGTGTGGCCCACCGCTTCCACAAGGCCTGTGTGTCTCAGCTCAATGGGATGGTCTTCTGTCCCCACTGTGGGGAGGATGCTTCTGAAGCTCAAGAGGTGACCATCCCCCGGGGTGATGGGGTGACCCCACCGGCTGGTGCTGCAGCTCCTGCACCCCCACCGCTGTCCCAGGATGCCCCCGGAAGAGCAGACACTTCTCAGCCCAG CGCTCGGATGCGAGGGCATGGGGAGCCTCGGCGCCCACCCTGCGATCCCCTGGCTGACACCATCGACAGCTCAGGGCCCTCCTTGACCCTGCCCAATGGGGGCTGCCTTTCAGCCGTGGGGCTGCCACTGGGGCCAGGCCGGGAGGCCCTGGAAAAGGCCCTGGTCATCCAGGAGTCAGAGAG GCGGAAGAAGCTCCGTTTCCACCCTCGGCAGTTGTACCTGTCCGTGAAGCAGGGCGAGCTGCAGAAGGTGATCCTGATGCTGT TGGACAACCTGGACCCCAACTTCCAGAGCGACCAGCAGAGCAAGCGCACGCCCCTGCATGCAGCCGCCCAGAAGGGCTCCGTGGAGATCTGCCATGTGCTGCTGCAG GCTGGAGCCAACATAAACGCAGTGGACAAACAGCAGCGGACGCCACTGATGGAGGCCGTGGTGAACAACCACCTGGAGGTGGCCCGTTACATGGTGCAGCGTGGTGGCTGTGTCTATAGCAAG GAGGAGGACggctccacctgcctccaccacGCAGCCAAAATCGGGAACTTGGAGATGGTCAGTCTGCTGCTGAGCACAGGACAGGTGGACGTCAACGCCCAG GACAGTGGGGGGTGGACGCCCATCATCTGGGCTGCAGAGCACAAGCACATCGAGGTGATCCGCATGCTACTGACGCGGGGCGCCGACGTCACCCTCACTGACAAC GAGGAGAACATCTGCCTGCACTGGGCCTCCTTCACGGGCAGTGCCGCCATCGCCGAAGTCCTTCTGAATGCGCGCTGCGACCTCCATGCTGTCAACTACCATGGGGACACCCCCCTGCACATCGCAGCTCGGGAGAGCTACCATGACTGCGTGCT GTTATTCCTGTCACGTGGGGCCAACCCTGAGCTGCGGAACAAGGAGGGGGACACAGCATGGGACCTGACTCCCGAGCGCTCCGACGTGTGGTTTGCGCTTCAACTCAACCGCAAGCTCCGACTCGGGGTGGGAAATCGGGCTATCCGCACGGAGAAGATCATCTGCCG GGACGTGGCTCGGGGCTATGAGAACGTGCCCATTCCCTGTGTCAACGGCGTGGACGGGGAGTCCTGCCCCGAGGATTACAAGTACATCTCGGAGAACTGTGAGACGTCCACCATGAACATCGACCGCAACATCACCCACCTGCAG CATTGCACATGTGTGGACGACTGCTCCAGCTCCAACTGCCTGTGCGGCCAGCTCAGCATCCGGTGCTGGTATGACAAG GATGGGCGATTGCTCCAGGAATTTAACAAGATTGAGCCCCCGTTGATTTTTGAGTGTAACCAGGCGTGCTCCTGCTGGAGAAACTGCAAGAACCGGGTGGTACAGAGTGGTATCAA GGTGCGGCTACAGCTCTACCGAACAGCCAAAATGGGCTGGGGGGTCCGCGCCCTGCAGACCATCCCACAGGGGACCTTCATCTGCGA GTATGTCGGGGAGCTGATCTCTGATGCTGAGGCTGATGTGAGAGAGGATGATTCTTACCTGTTCGACTTGGACAACAAG GATGGAGAGGTGTACTGCATTGATGCCCGTTACTATGGCAACATCAGCCGCTTCATCAACCACCTGTGTGACCCCAACATCATTCCCGTCCGGGTCTTCATGCTGCACCAAGACCTGCGATTTCCACGCATCGCCTTCTTCAGTTCCCGAGACATCCGGACTGGGGAGGAGCTAGG GTTTGACTATGGCGACCGCTTCTGGGACatcaaaagcaaatatttcaCCTGCCAGTGTGGCTCTGAGAAGTGCAAGCACTCAGCCGAAGCCATTGCTCTGGAGCAGAGCCGTCTGGCCCGCCTGGACCCACACCCTGAGCTGCTGCCCGAGCTCGGCTCCCTGCCCCCTGTCAACACATGA